GAGAGTAGTGCGAAAGTGCGAGGGGATGTGTTCCCGCTGTCAAGCAATGGTAATTGATGGCGAAGAGTATAAAATGGTATTACCCGACAAACATAAGGGGAAGGCGGTCTGCGATGAGGTAACCCTTCTGGGTGGGGATTATCCTGCCATTTAGAATCTTCACAAACCCGGACCGCTTTAATTGCGATAAGACCTGAGTCATTGAAGGACTGCCGCAGGCATCATCGATAGAGACGCCGCTTTCAGTCCTGAAGCCGAGATAGAGGCGCTCCAGTCTTAACTGTTCAGGAGAGAGGGTCTCTGATCCCTCAACAGGTTTTTCTCCCCGTGCAAGCAACCGGCAATACCCTTCAACAGACCTGCAGTTCCACCATCTTACACCGTCTTTGAAAGAATGGGCAGCCGGACCGAGTCCGAGGTATGGGACATGATGCCAGTATTTCTGGTTATGGCGTGAGAAATATCTTTTCTCTTTCGCAAAGTTGGAAACTTCATAGTGGATAAAACCATGTTTCTTTAAAAACTGTGACGTGAGCAAAAAGAAGGTCCTTTCCTTCTCTTCTCCGATGGATTTTAGCTTGCCTTCCGTCTTTAATCTACCATATGGTGTTGTCTCCTTCAGCGTGAACTGATAGCAGGAAAGATGGGTTGGTTCAAACCTAACC
This window of the Pseudomonadota bacterium genome carries:
- the hemW gene encoding radical SAM family heme chaperone HemW, with translation MKSSVECDEVPGLYIHIPFCKTKCPYCDFYSVTDLSLVESWLDALQKEISFYNTDFIAFDSLYLGGGTPTLLSNQQIERLLNNLRSHFVFLPGTEITVEANPDDMTAGKLEALRAIGVNRLSIGVQSFNEKELMFLNRRHTGYDADKAVRLAKSCGFFNIGIDLMYGFPGQTKESWLETMEKAVRFEPTHLSCYQFTLKETTPYGRLKTEGKLKSIGEEKERTFFLLTSQFLKKHGFIHYEVSNFAKEKRYFSRHNQKYWHHVPYLGLGPAAHSFKDGVRWWNCRSVEGYCRLLARGEKPVEGSETLSPEQLRLERLYLGFRTESGVSIDDACGSPSMTQVLSQLKRSGFVKILNGRIIPTQKGYLIADRLPLMFVG